Proteins found in one Xenopus laevis strain J_2021 chromosome 1L, Xenopus_laevis_v10.1, whole genome shotgun sequence genomic segment:
- the pabpn1.L gene encoding polyadenylate-binding protein 2-B, producing MAAVSSVASLRGADYENGLRGGAGPSGGGQDPGEDDPMGRGTLDLDLELLTQGRRNRRVGGRTAPGRRSGGRGGSGGGAGGLEELEDEELEEEEPGELTGDQTIEDPELEAIKARVREMEEEAEKLKELQNEVEKQMNMSPPPGNAGPVIMSVEEKMEADARSIYVGNVDYGATAEELEAHFHGCGSVNRVTILCDKFTGHPKGFAYIEFSDKESVRTSLALDESLFRGRQIKVVPKRTNRPGISTTDRGFPRARYRARASSYSSRSRFYSGYTPRPRGRVYRGRARATSWYTPY from the exons ATGGCTGCGGTGTCCTCGGTGGCATCGCTGCGTGGGGCAGATTATGAGAACGGGCTACGCGGCGGGGCCGGACCCAGCGGCGGAGGGCAGGACCCAGGAGAGGACGACCCAATGGGCCGCGGCACGCTAGATTTGGATCTGGAACTGCTGACCCAGGGCAGAAGAAACCGGCGGGTTGGGGGCCGAACTGCTCCAGGCAGAAGATCCGGGGGACGCGGGGGCTCTGGAGGTGGAGCTGGTGGTTTAGAGGAGCTGGAAGATGAAGAGCTGGAGGAGGAAGAGCCTGGGGAACTCACGGGAGACCAAACCATAGAGGATCCG GAGCTTGAAGCCATTAAGGCTCGCGTGCGAGAGATGGAGGAGGAAGCTGAGAAGTTAAAAGAGCTTCAGAATGAAgtagaaaaacaaatgaatatgaGCCCCCCTCCAGGCAATG CTGGGCCAGTAATCATGTCTGTTGAGGAGAAGATGGAAGCTGATGCACGATCAATTTATGTAGGAAAT GTTGATTATGGCGCAACAGCAGAGGAACTTGAGGCTCATTTCCATGGATGTGGTTCCGTCAATAGAGTTACCATACTATGCGACAAGTTCACTGGTCATCCAAAAGG GTTTGCCTACATTGAGTTTTCTGATAAGGAATCAGTCAGAACTTCACTGGCCTTGGATGAATCTTTATTTAGAGGACGTCAGATTAAG GTCGTACCCAAGAGGACCAACAGACCAGGTATCAGTACGACAGACAGAGGTTTCCCACGGGCAAGATACAGAGCCAGGGCATCTTCCTACAGTTCCCGGTCCCGTTTCTACAGTGGCTACACCCCCAGACCCAGAGGACGTGTGTACAG GGGTCGGGCTCGCGCGACGTCATGGTATACTCCTTACTAA